One part of the Homo sapiens chromosome 19, GRCh38.p14 Primary Assembly genome encodes these proteins:
- the NUP62 gene encoding nuclear pore glycoprotein p62: protein MSGFNFGGTGAPTGGFTFGTAKTATTTPATGFSFSTSGTGGFNFGAPFQPATSTPSTGLFSLATQTPATQTTGFTFGTATLASGGTGFSLGIGASKLNLSNTAATPAMANPSGFGLGSSNLTNAISSTVTSSQGTAPTGFVFGPSTTSVAPATTSGGFSFTGGSTAQPSGFNIGSAGNSAQPTAPATLPFTPATPAATTAGATQPAAPTPTATITSTGPSLFASIATAPTSSATTGLSLCTPVTTAGAPTAGTQGFSLKAPGAASGTSTTTSTAATATATTTSSSSTTGFALNLKPLAPAGIPSNTAAAVTAPPGPGAAAGAAASSAMTYAQLESLINKWSLELEDQERHFLQQATQVNAWDRTLIENGEKITSLHREVEKVKLDQKRLDQELDFILSQQKELEDLLSPLEELVKEQSGTIYLQHADEEREKTYKLAENIDAQLKRMAQDLKDIIEHLNTSGAPADTSDPLQQICKILNAHMDSLQWIDQNSALLQRKVEEVTKVCEGRRKEQERSFRITFD, encoded by the coding sequence ATGAGCGGGTTTAATTTTGGAGGCACTGGGGCCCCTACAGGCGGGTTCACGTTTGGCACTGCAAAGACGGCAACAACCACACCTGCTACAGGGTTTTCTTTCTCCACCTCTGGCACTGGAGGGTTTAATTTTGGGGCTCCCTTCCAACCAGCCACAAGTACCCCTTCCACCGGCCTGTTCTCACTTGCCACCCAGACTCCGGCCACACAGACGACAGGCTTCACTTTTGGAACAGCGACTCTTGCTTCGGGGGGAACTGGATTTTCTTTGGGGATCGGTGCTTCAAAGCTCAACTTGAGCAACACAGCTGCCACCCCAGCCATGGCAAACCCCAGCGGCTTTGGGCTGGGCAGCAGCAACCTCACTAATGCCATATCGAGCACCGTCACCTCCAGCCAGGGCACAGCACCCACCGGCTTTGTGTTTGGCCCCTCCACCACCTCTGTGGCTCCAGCTACCACATCTGGAGGCTTCTCATTCACTGGTGGAAGCACGGCCCAACCCTCCGGTTTCAACATTGGCTCAGCAGGGAATTCAGCCCAGCCCACGGCACCTGCCACGTTGCCCTTCACTCCGGCCACGCCAGCAGCCACCACAGCAGGTGCCACACAGCCAGCTGCTCCCACACCCACAGCCACCATCACCAGCACTGGGCCCAGCCTCTTTGCGTCAATAGCAACTGCTCCAACCTCATCTGCCACCACTGGACTCTCCCTCTGTACCCCTGTGACCACAGCGGGCGCCCCCACTGCTGGGACACAGGGCTTCAGCTTAAAGGCACCTGGAGCAGCTTCCGGCACCTCCACAACAACATCCACCGCTgccaccgccaccgccaccaccaccagcagcagcagcaccaccgGCTTTGCCTTGAATTTAAAACCACTGGCGCCAGCCGGGATCCCCAGCAATACAGCAGCTGCCGTGACCGCTCCACCTGGCCCTGGCGCAGCTGCAGGGGCGGCTGCCAGCTCCGCCATGACCTACGCGCAGCTGGAGAGCCTGATCAACAAATGGAGCCTGGAGCTAGAGGACCAGGAGCGGCACTTCCTCCAGCAGGCCACCCAGGTCAACGCCTGGGACCGCACGCTGATCGAGAATGGAGAAAAGATCACCAGCCTGCACCGCGAGGTGGAGAAGGTGAAGCTGGACCAGAAGAGGCTGGACCAGGAGCTCGACTTCATCCTGTCCCAGCAGAAGGAGCTGGAAGACCTGCTGAGCCCACTGGAGGAGTTGGTCAAGGAGCAGAGCGGGACCATCTACCTGCAGCACGCGGATGAGGAGCGTGAGAAAACCTACAAGCTGGCTGAGAACATCGATGCACAGCTCAAGCGCATGGCCCAGGATCTCAAGGACATCATCGAGCACCTGAACACGTCCGGGGCCCCCGCCGACACCAGTGACCCACTGCAGCAGATCTGCAAGATCCTCAATGCGCACATGGACTCACTGCAGTGGATCGACCAGAACTCGGCCCTGCTGCAGAGGAAGGTGGAGGAGGTGACCAAGGTGTGCGAGGGCCGGCGCAAGGAGCAGGAGCGCAGCTTCCGGATCACCTTTGACTGA
- the ATF5 gene encoding cyclic AMP-dependent transcription factor ATF-5 isoform X1 has product MSLLATLGLELDRALLPASGLGWLVDYGKLPPAPAPLAPYEVLGGALEGGLPVGGEPLAGDGFSDWMTERVDFTALLPLEPPLPPGTLPQPSPTPPDLEAMASLLKKELEQMEDFFLDAPPLPPPSPPPLPPPPLPPAPSLPLSLPSFDLPQPPVLDTLDLLAIYCRNEAGQEEVGMPPLPPPQQPPPPSPPQPSRLAPYPHPATTRGDRKQKKRDQNKSAALRYRQRKRAEGEALEGECQGLEARNRELKERAESVEREIQYVKDLLIEVYKARSQRTRSC; this is encoded by the exons ATGTCACTCCTGGCGAccctggggctggagctggaCAGGGCCCTGCTCCCAGCTAGTGGGCTGGGATGGCTCGTAGACTATGGGAAACTCCCCCCGGCCCCTGCCCCCCTGGCTCCCTATGAGGTCCTTGGGGGAGCCCTGGAGGGCGGGCTTCCAGTGGGGGGAGAGCCCCTGGCAG GTGATGGCTTCTCTGACTGGATGACTGAGCGAGTTGATTTCACAGCTCTCCTCCCTCTGGAGCCTCCCTTACCCCCCGGCACCCTCCCCCAACCTTCCCCAACCCCACCTGACCTGGAAGCTATGGCCTCCCTCCTCAAGAAGGAGCTGGAACAGATGGAAGACTTCTTCCTAGATGCCCcgcccctcccaccaccctccccgccgccactaccaccaccaccactaccaccagccccctccctccccctgtccctcccctcctttgacctcccccagccccctgtCTTGGATACTCTGGACTTGCTGGCCATCTACTGCCGCAACGAGGCCGGgcaggaggaagtggggatgCCGCCTCTGCCCCCGCCACAGcagccccctcctccttctccacctcAACCTTCTCGCCTGGCCCCCTACCCACATCCTGCCACCACCCGAGGGGACCGCAAGCAAAAGAAGAGAGACCAGAACAAGTCGGCGGCTCTGAGGTACCGCCAGCGGAAGCGGGCAGAGGGTGAGGCCCTGGAGGGCGagtgccaggggctggaggcacGGAATCGCGAGCTGAAGGAACGGGCAGAGTCCGTGGAGCGCGAGATCCAGTACGTCAAGGACCTGCTCATCGAGGTTTACAAGGCCCGGAGCCAGAGGACCCGTAGCTGCTAG